One Pararhizobium sp. IMCC3301 DNA segment encodes these proteins:
- a CDS encoding class I SAM-dependent RNA methyltransferase, translated as MIKTLTIDHLGREGDGVARTAEGPVFVPYTLPGEVVRAFVDKGRGEMIEIIEPNSDRIKPACRHFGTCGGCALQHMSQKSYLSWKREQVEHALRKNGITFPVAELIPVSPGTRRRAAFSFKAARDGVHFGFHARKSDEIVSPEECPILHPALEKQLVHKPGKKASGPFARLAALVVRAKREERMIATLGRNGITIDMTGRPPGKNRFQSQELWDATAPFWKVFLNDELASMDQADDVIDSGGFELSVSPGAFLQATAEAEAALVNHAVTFLKDCKSCADLFCGIGTFTLPLAKFANVLAVESDQQALNALKKTAARTKKIKQINTLRRDLFKHPVSHIEMKKIDGVLFDPPRAGASAQCEQLVKSAVGRVAAISCNPVSFARDARILIDGGFKIRSLQPVDQFLWSPHIELAATFER; from the coding sequence ATGATCAAAACCCTGACAATCGACCACCTCGGACGCGAAGGCGACGGCGTCGCGCGCACTGCCGAAGGCCCGGTCTTCGTGCCCTACACCCTGCCCGGCGAGGTGGTCCGCGCCTTTGTCGACAAAGGACGCGGCGAGATGATCGAGATCATCGAACCCAACTCCGACAGGATTAAGCCGGCCTGCCGCCATTTCGGCACGTGTGGCGGCTGTGCGCTTCAGCATATGAGCCAGAAAAGCTATCTGTCCTGGAAGCGTGAACAGGTCGAACATGCCCTGCGCAAAAACGGAATCACATTCCCGGTAGCGGAGCTGATCCCCGTTTCACCCGGGACAAGGCGGCGAGCGGCCTTTTCGTTCAAGGCCGCCAGAGACGGCGTGCATTTTGGATTTCACGCCAGAAAATCCGACGAAATCGTCTCCCCCGAAGAATGTCCGATCCTGCATCCGGCGCTGGAAAAGCAGCTTGTCCACAAGCCCGGCAAGAAAGCATCGGGACCTTTCGCCCGGTTGGCCGCCCTGGTGGTGCGGGCCAAGCGGGAAGAACGCATGATCGCCACGCTCGGCCGCAACGGCATCACTATTGATATGACCGGCCGTCCGCCTGGCAAAAACCGGTTTCAAAGCCAGGAATTGTGGGATGCCACGGCTCCGTTCTGGAAGGTTTTCCTGAATGATGAACTTGCCAGTATGGATCAGGCGGATGATGTGATTGACAGTGGCGGATTTGAGCTGTCCGTGTCGCCCGGCGCATTCCTGCAGGCAACTGCTGAGGCCGAAGCCGCTCTCGTCAATCATGCGGTGACCTTTTTGAAAGACTGCAAATCCTGTGCCGATCTGTTTTGCGGCATTGGCACATTTACATTACCGTTGGCGAAATTCGCCAATGTTCTGGCAGTCGAGTCGGATCAGCAAGCTCTGAACGCATTGAAAAAAACCGCAGCCAGAACAAAAAAAATAAAGCAGATCAATACGTTGCGGCGTGATCTTTTCAAACATCCAGTGTCACATATTGAAATGAAAAAAATCGACGGCGTGCTGTTTGATCCGCCCCGTGCCGGGGCCAGCGCCCAATGCGAACAACTGGTCAAATCTGCGGTCGGGCGCGTTGCAGCGATTTCGTGCAATCCAGTCAGTTTTGCCCGCGATGCCCGGATCCTGATCGATGGCGGTTTCAAAATACGTTCGCTGCAGCCGGTCGATCAGTTTCTCTGGTCACCCCATATCGAATTGGCCGCCACATTCGAGCGGTAG
- a CDS encoding MDR family oxidoreductase has translation MSFTALVVDKDEAGSVSQNIETLDDSRLPDGDVTVDVAYSTLNYKDGLCITGKGGLVRTFPHVPGIDFAGVVSQSSDARYKAGDEVILTGWRVGEARWGGYATKARVKADWLVPMPQGMNARHAMAIGTAGLTAMIAVMALEEHGLQPDKGEVLVTGAAGGVGSVAVSILSHLGYSVAAVTGRPETADYLTGLGATTIIARAELTEENKRPLESERWAGTIDAVGGEMLGRVLKQTRYGGSVAAIGLAGGAAVPSFTVIPFLLRGINLLGIDSVACPYERRVAAWHRLVGELPMDRLEPMVEEHRLADLPALGPAILKGQVKGRAVINIAAERT, from the coding sequence ATGAGTTTTACCGCATTGGTGGTCGATAAGGATGAAGCGGGCAGCGTCAGCCAGAACATCGAAACGCTGGATGACAGCCGCTTGCCGGACGGCGATGTGACCGTCGATGTGGCCTATTCCACCTTGAATTATAAGGATGGGCTCTGCATCACCGGCAAGGGCGGGCTGGTGCGCACTTTTCCGCATGTTCCGGGAATTGATTTTGCCGGTGTGGTCTCACAGTCTTCGGATGCGCGTTACAAGGCCGGCGATGAGGTCATCTTGACGGGATGGCGCGTCGGAGAAGCCCGCTGGGGCGGATATGCCACCAAAGCGCGGGTCAAGGCGGACTGGCTGGTGCCGATGCCGCAAGGCATGAACGCGCGGCACGCCATGGCCATCGGTACGGCGGGTCTGACCGCCATGATTGCGGTCATGGCACTGGAAGAACATGGCCTTCAGCCTGACAAGGGGGAGGTTCTGGTCACAGGCGCAGCTGGCGGCGTTGGCTCGGTTGCCGTATCGATCCTGTCACATCTGGGCTACAGCGTTGCCGCTGTCACCGGACGGCCGGAAACGGCTGATTATCTGACAGGGCTGGGTGCCACCACAATCATTGCGCGCGCGGAACTGACAGAGGAAAATAAGCGCCCGCTGGAGTCCGAGCGCTGGGCCGGAACCATCGATGCGGTCGGCGGCGAGATGCTGGGCCGGGTTCTCAAGCAAACCCGCTATGGCGGTTCGGTGGCGGCAATCGGTCTGGCCGGCGGAGCTGCCGTGCCGTCTTTTACGGTTATTCCGTTTCTGCTGCGCGGCATCAATCTGCTGGGAATTGATTCTGTTGCCTGTCCCTATGAGCGCCGCGTTGCGGCATGGCACCGTCTGGTGGGCGAATTGCCGATGGACCGGCTGGAGCCGATGGTCGAAGAACACCGGCTGGCTGATCTGCCAGCGCTGGGTCCCGCAATCCTGAAGGGACAGGTGAAAGGCCGCGCCGTGATTAATATCGCTGCAGAGCGGACTTAG
- a CDS encoding RlmE family RNA methyltransferase → MNGKSKGPSSGRGSGRGSGGYRGLSVRVKSARGRKISSTRWLQRHLNDPYVQRSKIDGMRSRAAYKLLEIDEKYNLLRKGQRIVDLGAAPGGWSQVAADKVGSHIDDIRVVGIDYLAMEPLPGVTLLEKDFLDDDAPDLLREALGGHKADIVLSDMAAPTTGHKQTDHMRIIQLCEVAVEFAREVLNPGGTFIAKVFQGGTEHTLLNEMKRDFRLVGHYKPPASRKDSAETYLIARDFRGVAPKLEAEPQ, encoded by the coding sequence ATGAACGGTAAATCCAAAGGGCCAAGTAGCGGTCGTGGCAGCGGGCGCGGCAGTGGAGGCTATCGTGGCCTTTCGGTACGGGTGAAATCCGCGCGCGGACGCAAGATTTCCTCGACCAGATGGCTGCAGCGCCACCTTAATGATCCTTATGTGCAGCGCTCAAAAATCGATGGCATGCGCTCGCGGGCGGCCTATAAACTGCTTGAGATCGATGAAAAATACAATTTGCTGCGCAAGGGCCAGCGGATTGTTGATCTGGGCGCAGCGCCAGGCGGCTGGTCGCAGGTTGCCGCCGACAAGGTCGGCAGCCATATCGACGATATCCGAGTTGTCGGGATTGATTATCTTGCGATGGAACCGCTGCCTGGTGTCACATTGCTGGAGAAGGATTTTCTCGACGATGATGCTCCGGATCTGTTGCGCGAAGCGCTGGGCGGGCACAAGGCAGATATTGTCCTGTCCGATATGGCGGCTCCGACGACGGGGCACAAACAGACCGACCATATGCGGATTATTCAATTGTGTGAGGTGGCGGTCGAATTTGCCCGTGAAGTGCTCAATCCAGGTGGCACTTTTATCGCTAAAGTGTTCCAGGGCGGTACCGAGCACACGCTGCTGAACGAAATGAAACGCGATTTCAGGCTGGTCGGGCATTATAAACCGCCAGCCAGCCGCAAAGATTCGGCGGAAACCTATCTGATCGCCAGAGATTTTCGCGGCGTGGCCCCGAAACTCGAAGCAGAACCGCAATAA
- a CDS encoding MFS transporter, with the protein MFKTIASISSVLLAVAMLVFGHGLQSALVPLRAEIEGFGTLAIGASISAYFAGFVIGCLVGPFLILRAGHIRAYAAMVSLASAVALLHPLLIDETAWAVFRFATGFCIATFYIVIESWLNERATNEIRGLIMSTYVVVTLVGIMAGQFAAALGSVEGFTLFIVASIVVSVAVIPIALTTSAQPAPITLVRFRPRQLYNTSPAAFVSALLIGVSAASTWMLAPVFATGRGFDTSFAAIFAAIMIGGGAVAQWPIGRTSDKFDRRLVIVALGIGSAVFCTLLGLVQGDSRWLFLALVFMVGVFTHSTYAIAVAHAFDHSEPDTYVETSSGMLLAFGIGSTIGPLIASFLMATTEPGALFLFVAVVQVGMVIYLIWRINASKAPAIPGREDFDLASTAPVMAMTNDQAVDLNTDLLIPKSIIEANSLLEANNAVQLHDFGYSSEGLTADHSVEFQPEAGISVPELPKSESG; encoded by the coding sequence ATGTTCAAAACAATTGCATCCATCAGTTCAGTGTTGCTGGCAGTCGCCATGCTGGTCTTCGGTCACGGATTGCAAAGCGCACTTGTGCCGCTGCGCGCTGAGATCGAAGGTTTTGGCACGCTCGCCATCGGTGCCAGTATTTCGGCCTATTTCGCCGGCTTTGTCATCGGTTGTCTGGTGGGACCATTTCTGATTCTGCGTGCCGGCCATATCCGCGCCTATGCTGCCATGGTTTCGCTGGCTTCCGCTGTTGCACTGCTCCACCCGCTGTTGATCGATGAGACCGCCTGGGCAGTGTTCCGCTTTGCCACCGGATTCTGTATCGCAACCTTCTATATTGTCATTGAAAGCTGGTTGAACGAGCGCGCTACCAATGAAATACGGGGCCTCATCATGTCGACCTATGTCGTGGTCACGCTGGTCGGCATCATGGCGGGCCAGTTTGCCGCGGCGCTGGGGTCCGTTGAAGGCTTCACCCTGTTCATCGTCGCCTCAATTGTGGTGTCGGTGGCGGTTATTCCGATTGCCCTGACGACGTCCGCGCAACCGGCACCAATCACACTGGTCCGGTTCCGCCCCAGGCAGCTTTACAACACCTCCCCGGCAGCCTTCGTCTCTGCTTTGCTGATCGGTGTCTCGGCCGCCTCAACATGGATGCTGGCTCCGGTTTTCGCCACCGGTCGCGGCTTTGACACCAGTTTTGCCGCTATTTTCGCTGCCATCATGATTGGCGGTGGCGCAGTGGCGCAATGGCCGATCGGGCGGACATCCGACAAGTTCGACCGCCGTCTGGTCATCGTAGCGCTTGGTATCGGCTCGGCCGTGTTCTGCACGCTGCTCGGTCTGGTCCAGGGGGATTCCAGATGGCTCTTTCTCGCTCTGGTCTTCATGGTAGGGGTTTTCACACACTCAACCTATGCCATTGCCGTGGCACATGCTTTCGATCACAGCGAGCCGGATACCTATGTGGAAACCTCATCCGGCATGTTGCTGGCGTTTGGCATTGGTTCAACCATCGGACCGCTGATCGCCTCTTTTCTCATGGCCACGACCGAACCGGGCGCGCTGTTCCTGTTCGTGGCAGTGGTGCAGGTGGGGATGGTCATCTATCTGATCTGGCGCATCAACGCCAGCAAAGCCCCGGCAATACCGGGCCGCGAAGACTTTGATCTCGCATCGACTGCGCCAGTCATGGCAATGACCAATGATCAGGCAGTGGATCTCAATACCGATTTGCTGATCCCGAAGTCAATCATCGAAGCCAATTCGCTTCTTGAAGCCAACAACGCTGTCCAATTGCACGATTTCGGATACTCCTCCGAGGGACTCACCGCAGATCACAGCGTTGAATTTCAACCGGAAGCAGGTATATCTGTCCCCGAGTTGCCAAAGTCGGAATCCGGTTGA
- the guaB gene encoding IMP dehydrogenase — translation MATIVETANIREALTFDDVLLLPAHSTVMPAEARIASRITRSISVNLPILSSAMDTVTEAKMAIAMAQAGGIGVIHRNLTITEQAEAVRQVKKFESGMVVNPVVIGPDATLADAMLLMADNGISGIPVVENGGSGGFATGKLVGILTNRDVRFASDPTQKVSELMTRDGLVTVRENATQQDAKRLLHQHRIEKLLVVDDDRICIGLITVKDIEKSQLNPHATKDDHGRLRVAAATSTGADGLARAEALAAAGVDLIVVDTAHGHSERVLQTVREVKKLSNGVQIIAGNVATAEATRALIDAGADSIKVGIGPGSICTTRIVAGVGVPQLTAIMDCVEEARKHDVPVIADGGIKYSGDLAKALAAGASCAMIGSLLAGTDESPGEVYLYQGRSYKAYRGMGSVGAMARGSADRYFQAEVRDELKLVPEGIEGQVPHKGPTSAVLHQLAGGLRAAMGYVGAADLTAFNEKARFVRITNAGLSESHAHDVTITRESPNYAGGL, via the coding sequence ATGGCCACGATTGTGGAAACCGCTAACATACGCGAAGCTCTCACATTTGATGATGTTCTGCTGCTGCCCGCTCACTCCACGGTGATGCCAGCAGAGGCGCGGATTGCAAGCCGGATCACACGCAGTATTTCCGTCAATCTGCCGATCCTGTCATCGGCTATGGATACGGTGACGGAAGCCAAAATGGCGATTGCAATGGCCCAGGCCGGCGGAATCGGCGTGATCCACCGCAATTTGACCATCACCGAACAGGCTGAAGCGGTGCGGCAGGTCAAGAAGTTCGAATCCGGCATGGTGGTCAATCCGGTTGTCATCGGTCCTGATGCAACGCTGGCCGATGCCATGCTGTTGATGGCGGATAATGGCATTTCCGGGATTCCGGTCGTGGAAAATGGCGGATCCGGCGGATTTGCCACCGGCAAGCTGGTTGGCATTCTGACCAACCGGGATGTGCGTTTTGCTTCCGATCCGACGCAGAAAGTCTCTGAACTGATGACCAGGGACGGGCTTGTAACAGTCCGGGAAAACGCCACCCAGCAAGACGCCAAACGACTGCTGCATCAGCACCGCATCGAAAAATTGCTGGTGGTGGATGATGACCGGATCTGCATCGGCCTGATCACGGTCAAGGATATCGAGAAATCGCAACTCAATCCGCACGCCACCAAGGATGATCACGGGCGTCTGCGTGTTGCTGCCGCCACCAGCACCGGTGCCGATGGCCTTGCCCGCGCCGAGGCTCTGGCTGCTGCCGGTGTCGATCTCATTGTGGTCGACACAGCGCATGGCCATTCAGAGCGGGTGCTGCAGACCGTGCGCGAAGTCAAGAAACTCTCTAACGGCGTTCAGATCATCGCCGGCAATGTCGCGACTGCCGAGGCGACGAGAGCGCTGATTGATGCCGGCGCAGACTCAATCAAGGTCGGCATCGGGCCGGGTTCGATCTGCACGACCCGCATCGTCGCTGGTGTCGGCGTGCCGCAATTGACCGCGATCATGGATTGCGTTGAAGAGGCCAGAAAGCATGATGTGCCGGTGATAGCCGATGGCGGCATCAAATATTCCGGCGATCTGGCAAAGGCGCTGGCCGCCGGCGCATCCTGCGCCATGATAGGATCACTACTGGCCGGGACTGATGAAAGCCCTGGTGAGGTCTATCTCTATCAGGGCCGCAGCTACAAGGCCTATCGTGGCATGGGCTCTGTGGGTGCCATGGCGCGCGGCTCGGCGGATCGTTATTTTCAGGCGGAAGTTCGTGACGAACTAAAGCTGGTGCCGGAGGGCATTGAAGGCCAGGTGCCGCATAAGGGGCCGACTTCGGCCGTTCTGCACCAATTGGCGGGCGGATTGCGTGCCGCCATGGGCTATGTTGGCGCTGCGGATCTGACAGCCTTCAACGAAAAGGCCCGGTTTGTCCGCATTACCAATGCCGGTCTGTCTGAAAGCCATGCCCATGACGTGACAATCACGCGGGAAAGCCCGAACTATGCTGGCGGCCTTTAG
- a CDS encoding RsmB/NOP family class I SAM-dependent RNA methyltransferase yields MRLGGRIQAAIEVMEDVQNRRRPIAEALKDWGLAHRFAGSGDRAVIGNLAYDALRWRASTRWIMDSDKASSLVFGTVVYRWNQSWQELETAFDGDKFAPVLPDADKRQAADARRLTDAPEWIQADLPKWLVPHFQSNFADGWIIEAKALCGRPPLDLRVNTLKSDRSTELAVLQSFGAELAEISSTGLRIPPSDAARRHPNIQVEESYQLGRVEIQDEASQIASELVYAQPGEIILDFCAGAGGKTLALAAAMKNTGKLYAYDNDRNRQSGIFERLQRAGADQTIVLKPDDGRLADLLGGCDRVVVDAPCTGSGTWRRKPDAKWRLTEKQLQARQEEQQIVLEEAAPFVRQEGFLIYMTCSVLAAENEDSVAGFLNGNPAFELVSAGEVWQDIYGFDKPQPWSADMMSITLTPASTATDGFYFAVMQKIS; encoded by the coding sequence ATGAGACTTGGCGGGCGCATACAGGCAGCGATTGAAGTGATGGAAGATGTCCAGAACCGGAGGCGTCCGATTGCCGAGGCGCTGAAGGATTGGGGCCTGGCGCATCGCTTTGCCGGATCGGGAGACCGTGCGGTGATCGGCAATCTGGCCTATGATGCGCTGCGCTGGCGTGCCTCGACGCGCTGGATCATGGATAGTGACAAGGCGTCCTCTCTGGTGTTCGGGACGGTGGTCTATCGCTGGAACCAGAGCTGGCAGGAGCTGGAGACGGCTTTTGATGGTGATAAATTCGCTCCGGTCCTGCCGGATGCGGACAAACGCCAGGCCGCAGATGCGCGCCGCCTTACGGATGCGCCGGAGTGGATACAGGCCGATCTGCCAAAGTGGCTGGTACCACATTTTCAGTCAAATTTTGCAGATGGGTGGATCATCGAAGCCAAAGCATTGTGTGGCCGGCCGCCACTGGATTTGCGGGTTAATACGCTGAAATCGGATCGCAGCACCGAGTTGGCGGTGCTGCAATCATTCGGCGCGGAACTGGCCGAGATCTCGTCCACCGGTTTGCGCATCCCGCCGTCCGATGCGGCCCGGCGGCATCCCAATATCCAGGTCGAAGAATCCTACCAGCTTGGCCGTGTTGAAATACAGGATGAAGCCAGCCAGATCGCATCCGAGCTGGTGTATGCGCAGCCGGGCGAGATCATTCTGGATTTTTGCGCCGGTGCTGGCGGCAAAACTCTGGCGCTGGCCGCTGCGATGAAAAACACCGGTAAGCTATACGCGTATGACAATGACAGAAATCGCCAATCCGGGATATTTGAACGTCTGCAGCGGGCAGGTGCTGATCAGACCATCGTGTTAAAGCCGGATGATGGCCGGCTGGCCGATCTGCTGGGAGGCTGCGACCGGGTTGTCGTCGATGCACCCTGCACCGGCTCGGGCACATGGCGGCGCAAGCCGGATGCCAAATGGCGGTTGACCGAAAAGCAGTTGCAGGCACGCCAGGAAGAACAGCAGATCGTGCTTGAGGAAGCAGCGCCCTTTGTCCGCCAGGAAGGGTTTTTGATCTATATGACCTGCAGTGTTCTGGCTGCGGAAAACGAAGACAGCGTCGCAGGTTTCCTGAATGGAAATCCCGCCTTTGAACTGGTTTCGGCCGGTGAGGTCTGGCAGGACATATACGGCTTTGACAAGCCGCAGCCCTGGTCGGCTGACATGATGTCGATCACGCTGACGCCGGCCTCAACCGCGACCGACGGGTTCTATTTCGCAGTGATGCAAAAAATTTCCTGA
- a CDS encoding Ppx/GppA phosphatase family protein has protein sequence MTSKDGEPGLLGSSSQDTGFARNELSGGTACVEPVSVLQQHGGSVKPDGSDGSVEIAVRSPVARVASRQALSTAMLDEPALSAGYIDADAEQRADADAERRQVEGAGRVPSMQAASTVSATSGKPAYARQGRSQDESGKTASAKSVTKYAALDLGTNNCRLLIAEPRDQGFRIIDSFSRIVRLGEGISRNNRLGDEAADRAISALRICWNKLKYHKVERVRLIATEACRSAENGAEFLQRVSREIGLDLEIIDQETEARLAVTGCSSLVEPRSDGVVLFDIGGGSSEIVWLDRRGRRKRNRLGGTLRAWASLPVGVVTLSERHDGKNVTWDSFELMVKEVQDMLEAFPKRRELQQALSRGRHHLLGTSGTVTTLAGVHLGLRRYDRRRVDGMWMSNDDAASMIQQLLALSYEERVQHPCIGSDRADLVLPGCAIFEAIRREFSCDQLRVADRGLREGILVELMNKDGHGLVRRGLRSAPWRRKRPKSKTRQTPAGDSKPTSDMGNTSDER, from the coding sequence GTGACGAGTAAGGATGGGGAACCCGGTTTGCTGGGCTCATCCTCGCAGGACACAGGTTTTGCGCGCAATGAACTGTCAGGCGGCACCGCATGTGTCGAACCGGTATCAGTTTTGCAGCAGCATGGCGGTTCTGTGAAACCAGATGGCAGCGATGGATCCGTTGAAATCGCGGTCCGCTCACCAGTTGCCAGGGTTGCATCGCGGCAGGCATTGTCAACTGCGATGTTGGATGAACCGGCACTGTCTGCCGGATATATCGATGCGGATGCGGAGCAGCGTGCTGATGCAGATGCAGAACGCCGTCAGGTCGAAGGGGCCGGGCGCGTACCGTCAATGCAGGCCGCGTCGACCGTTTCTGCGACGTCCGGCAAACCGGCCTATGCAAGGCAGGGCCGTAGTCAGGATGAATCCGGAAAGACAGCATCGGCCAAATCTGTCACCAAATACGCCGCTCTCGATCTTGGTACCAATAATTGCAGATTGCTGATTGCCGAACCCAGAGATCAGGGATTCCGCATCATCGATTCATTCTCCCGCATTGTCCGTCTGGGAGAGGGCATTTCCAGGAATAACCGTTTGGGTGATGAGGCTGCGGACCGGGCCATCTCTGCCTTGAGGATCTGTTGGAACAAGCTCAAATACCACAAGGTCGAACGGGTTCGACTGATTGCCACAGAGGCCTGCCGGTCGGCGGAAAACGGTGCTGAGTTTCTGCAGCGTGTCTCGCGGGAAATTGGCCTTGATCTGGAAATTATCGATCAGGAAACCGAAGCGCGACTGGCGGTGACAGGTTGTTCGTCACTGGTGGAACCGCGCTCCGACGGGGTTGTGCTGTTTGATATTGGCGGTGGTTCTTCTGAAATTGTATGGCTGGACCGGCGCGGGCGCAGAAAGCGCAACCGTTTGGGCGGAACGTTACGAGCCTGGGCCTCGCTGCCGGTCGGTGTCGTGACCCTGTCTGAACGCCATGATGGAAAAAATGTCACATGGGACAGTTTTGAGCTGATGGTCAAAGAGGTGCAGGACATGCTGGAGGCGTTTCCAAAGCGCCGCGAGTTGCAGCAGGCACTGTCCCGCGGACGGCATCATCTGCTCGGAACCTCGGGCACGGTGACGACATTGGCAGGGGTCCATCTGGGACTGCGGCGTTATGACCGCCGCCGGGTTGATGGCATGTGGATGAGCAATGACGATGCCGCATCGATGATCCAGCAATTGCTGGCGTTGAGCTATGAAGAGCGCGTGCAACATCCTTGCATCGGTTCGGACCGGGCCGATCTGGTGCTGCCGGGCTGCGCAATTTTCGAAGCTATCCGCCGGGAATTTTCCTGCGATCAGCTGCGCGTTGCGGACCGTGGTTTGCGCGAGGGCATTCTGGTAGAACTGATGAACAAGGACGGTCATGGCTTGGTGAGGCGCGGCTTGCGCAGTGCGCCGTGGCGCAGAAAACGTCCGAAGTCAAAAACCCGGCAGACGCCGGCTGGAGACAGCAAGCCGACCAGCGATATGGGCAACACATCCGATGAACGGTAA
- a CDS encoding TlyA family RNA methyltransferase, which produces MSKARLDLELVNRGLLPSRARARDAVLRGVVTVNGTIAAKASMTIQQSDRIELSDPASQYVSRAALKLKRGLEYFDLSPAGRNCVDVGASTGGFTQVLLEEGASAVFAFDVGHGQLHPSIAEDPRVISREGLNARDLTRRHLPFPVSFLVGDVSFISLTLALPAILSLADPGSPGIFLIKPQFEVGKGQLGKGGIVNDPELALASADKIADWLQTTAKCSVIGLTNSPISGGDGNQEFLIAIRTPQKG; this is translated from the coding sequence TTGAGCAAGGCTCGGCTGGATCTTGAACTGGTCAATCGCGGATTGCTGCCGAGCCGGGCGCGGGCGCGCGATGCGGTGTTGCGCGGGGTTGTCACGGTCAATGGGACCATTGCCGCAAAAGCCTCAATGACAATACAACAATCCGACCGCATCGAATTGAGCGATCCGGCAAGTCAATATGTCTCCCGCGCCGCACTGAAACTGAAACGGGGCCTTGAGTATTTCGATCTCTCTCCGGCGGGCAGAAACTGCGTTGACGTCGGTGCCAGCACCGGGGGGTTTACCCAGGTTCTGCTGGAGGAAGGTGCCAGCGCGGTTTTTGCTTTTGATGTCGGTCATGGCCAGCTTCACCCTTCAATCGCTGAAGACCCGCGGGTTATCAGTCGCGAAGGCCTGAACGCGCGCGATCTGACGCGGCGGCACCTGCCCTTCCCTGTCTCGTTCCTGGTAGGCGATGTCAGCTTCATTTCACTGACCCTCGCCTTGCCAGCAATCCTGTCACTGGCTGATCCCGGTTCACCGGGAATTTTTCTGATAAAACCGCAATTTGAAGTCGGCAAAGGCCAATTGGGCAAAGGCGGTATCGTCAATGATCCGGAACTTGCTCTTGCCAGCGCCGACAAAATCGCCGACTGGCTGCAGACCACCGCGAAATGCAGTGTTATCGGTCTCACCAACTCACCGATTTCCGGCGGAGATGGAAACCAGGAATTCCTGATCGCAATCCGGACACCGCAAAAAGGCTGA
- a CDS encoding BA14K family protein produces the protein MNILYKSLCSGTLAMSLIAGALAPVAAAPPRAPISQWGQSDIIQIHSTRQQTRRAEPRQNRFERRNGRYYYNGHRGYQQRRAGYRQYNGYWFPAAAFAVGVIIGGSQNNNSAHVSWCYDRYRSYRSSDDTFQPYNGPRKRCRSPY, from the coding sequence ATGAATATTCTCTATAAAAGCCTGTGTTCAGGCACATTGGCAATGTCGCTGATAGCCGGAGCACTCGCGCCGGTTGCAGCCGCACCGCCTCGTGCACCGATCAGCCAGTGGGGTCAGTCAGATATCATTCAGATTCATTCGACTCGCCAACAAACACGCCGTGCGGAGCCCCGACAGAACCGTTTTGAGCGTCGCAATGGCCGTTACTATTACAATGGCCACCGCGGTTACCAGCAGCGCCGTGCTGGCTATCGGCAATACAATGGTTACTGGTTCCCGGCAGCCGCCTTTGCTGTTGGTGTTATCATAGGCGGATCGCAAAACAACAACAGTGCCCATGTCAGCTGGTGTTATGATCGTTACCGCTCATACCGCTCGTCGGATGATACGTTCCAGCCCTATAACGGTCCGCGCAAGCGTTGCAGATCGCCATATTGA